In the genome of Streptomyces racemochromogenes, one region contains:
- a CDS encoding endonuclease V → MTTVKTPADEAEARAIQDELRGRVVLDEVGPPPGQGLIAGVDVAYDDERDLVAAAAVVLDAATLEVVAESTAAGNVSFPYVPGLLAFRELPTVLAALEALPVTPDLVVCDGYGLAHPRGFGLACHLGVVTGLPSMGVAKNPFTFTCEEPGAPRGESSPLLAPDGGVVGRALRTQHGIKPVYVSVGHRVSLDNACAHALALSPRFRIPETTRHADSLCRRALREAVDGLQ, encoded by the coding sequence ATGACGACTGTGAAGACCCCCGCCGACGAGGCCGAGGCCCGGGCGATACAGGACGAACTGCGTGGCCGCGTCGTGCTCGACGAGGTAGGCCCCCCGCCCGGCCAGGGGCTGATCGCCGGGGTGGACGTGGCCTACGACGACGAACGGGACCTGGTCGCGGCCGCCGCCGTGGTCCTCGACGCCGCCACCCTGGAGGTGGTGGCCGAGTCCACCGCCGCCGGGAACGTCAGCTTCCCCTACGTGCCCGGACTGCTCGCCTTCCGCGAGCTGCCGACCGTGCTCGCCGCCCTGGAGGCCCTCCCCGTCACCCCCGACCTCGTCGTCTGTGACGGCTACGGCCTCGCCCACCCGCGCGGCTTCGGCCTGGCCTGCCACCTCGGGGTGGTCACGGGCCTGCCCAGCATGGGCGTCGCGAAGAACCCCTTCACCTTCACCTGCGAGGAGCCCGGCGCCCCGCGCGGCGAGTCCTCCCCGCTGCTCGCGCCCGACGGCGGCGTCGTCGGCCGGGCGCTGCGCACCCAGCACGGGATCAAACCGGTGTACGTCTCCGTCGGCCACCGCGTCTCCCTGGACAACGCCTGCGCCCACGCCCTCGCGCTGAGCCCCCGCTTCCGCATCCCCGAGACCACCCGGCACGCCGACTCCCTGTGCCGTCGCGCCCTCCGGGAGGCCGTCGACGGCCTCCAGTGA
- a CDS encoding SsgA family sporulation/cell division regulator: MITVIEQAVQARLIATAPKVETVPVTLCYDRSDPFAVRMAFPALATLEGVEVSWTFARELLMSGLRHPSGCGDVRVRPYDGDRTTVEFHAPEGVAIVLMTTAELQRFLERTSALVPPGLEHRYLDMDHSLDELMRGSC, translated from the coding sequence TTGATCACTGTCATCGAGCAGGCCGTGCAGGCCCGACTGATCGCCACCGCACCGAAGGTCGAGACCGTCCCCGTCACCCTCTGCTACGACCGCTCGGACCCCTTCGCCGTCCGCATGGCCTTCCCCGCCCTGGCCACGCTCGAAGGCGTGGAGGTGTCCTGGACCTTCGCCCGCGAGCTGCTGATGTCCGGGCTGCGCCATCCGTCGGGGTGCGGCGACGTGCGGGTGCGGCCGTACGACGGGGACCGGACCACGGTCGAGTTCCACGCGCCGGAGGGCGTGGCGATCGTGCTGATGACCACGGCCGAGCTCCAGCGGTTCCTCGAACGCACCTCCGCGCTCGTGCCCCCGGGCCTGGAACACCGCTATCTCGACATGGACCACAGTCTCGACGAGCTGATGCGCGGCTCCTGCTGA
- a CDS encoding YciI family protein, producing the protein MFVMELSYTAPIEAVEERMDAHLAWLDGYYASGVFLASGRKVPRDGGVILARGVSRGEIEEIAAGDPFVVAGVCAYRITEFIATKTSAALAEARETLP; encoded by the coding sequence ATGTTCGTCATGGAGCTCAGCTACACCGCGCCCATCGAAGCCGTCGAAGAGCGGATGGACGCCCACCTCGCGTGGCTGGACGGGTACTACGCGTCCGGCGTCTTCCTCGCCTCCGGGCGCAAGGTCCCACGGGACGGCGGGGTGATCCTGGCCCGCGGGGTCTCGCGGGGCGAGATCGAGGAGATAGCGGCCGGGGACCCCTTCGTGGTGGCGGGCGTCTGCGCGTACCGGATCACGGAGTTCATCGCCACGAAGACCTCCGCGGCGCTGGCCGAGGCCCGCGAGACCCTGCCGTAG
- a CDS encoding oxidoreductase, whose product MCAAALLVATAVAPASADSGAGGGADLAPGSRGVGWAVKDTGQVGAEAVRFRGLAAVSRGTAWLAGSKGRVLRTGDGGRSWRDVSPPAAVAEGLELRDIEAFDGRRAVALSIGEGEASRVLRTEDGGATWTEAFRNTDPRAFYDCLTFFDSRHGLAVSDPVDGKFRLLATDDGGRSWRVLPDAGMPPALTGEAAFAASGQCLTASGPRDVWLATGGGPTARVLHSADRGLTWRVADSTVPGGDPARGVFALAFRDRTTGLAVGGDYRTGQPSPRAAARSADGGRGWTQAAVPPPAYRSGAAWYPYGHGTALAVGPTGTDVTTDAGRTWRALEAGSFDTVDCAADGGCWAAGEKGRVARLERH is encoded by the coding sequence ATGTGCGCGGCAGCTCTGCTGGTCGCCACCGCTGTGGCGCCGGCGAGCGCGGACAGCGGCGCTGGCGGCGGCGCGGACCTGGCGCCGGGCTCACGCGGAGTCGGCTGGGCGGTCAAGGACACCGGGCAGGTGGGCGCCGAAGCCGTCCGCTTCCGCGGCCTGGCCGCCGTCAGCCGCGGCACGGCCTGGCTCGCGGGCTCCAAGGGGCGGGTGCTGCGCACCGGGGACGGCGGCCGCAGCTGGCGGGACGTCTCGCCGCCCGCCGCGGTGGCCGAGGGGCTGGAACTGCGCGACATCGAGGCCTTCGACGGGCGGCGCGCGGTCGCCCTGTCCATCGGCGAGGGCGAGGCCTCCCGGGTCCTGCGCACCGAGGACGGCGGCGCGACCTGGACCGAGGCCTTCCGAAACACCGATCCGCGTGCCTTCTACGACTGCCTGACCTTCTTCGACTCCCGTCACGGTCTGGCGGTGAGCGACCCCGTCGACGGGAAGTTCCGTCTCCTGGCCACCGATGACGGCGGGCGCAGCTGGCGGGTGCTCCCGGACGCGGGGATGCCGCCGGCGCTGACGGGCGAGGCCGCCTTCGCGGCGAGCGGGCAGTGCCTGACGGCCTCCGGGCCGCGGGACGTGTGGCTGGCCACCGGCGGGGGGCCGACGGCACGGGTGCTGCACTCCGCCGACCGGGGCCTGACCTGGCGGGTCGCCGACTCCACCGTCCCGGGCGGGGACCCGGCGCGCGGGGTGTTCGCCCTGGCCTTCCGCGACCGCACGACGGGCCTCGCGGTCGGCGGCGACTACCGGACCGGCCAGCCGTCGCCGCGGGCGGCGGCTCGCTCCGCCGACGGGGGCCGCGGCTGGACCCAGGCGGCTGTTCCGCCGCCGGCCTACCGTTCGGGCGCGGCCTGGTACCCGTACGGGCACGGCACCGCCCTCGCGGTCGGCCCGACGGGCACGGACGTCACCACCGACGCGGGGCGGACCTGGCGGGCGCTGGAGGCGGGGTCGTTCGACACCGTCGACTGCGCGGCGGACGGGGGCTGCTGGGCGGCAGGCGAAAAGGGCCGCGTGGCCCGCCTGGAGCGCCACTAG
- a CDS encoding DUF6923 family protein encodes MSRGTNGAGQRKRQRRAVAALSALGVVAGLAAGALAAPAGAAAAPAGPKGSAAVSDPKHPDGSPVACDGKVYLSKGDPDQLYTVERGPGKVRFKELGEPTPFLYNAIGVNPDDRFLYGTTFGDGANKLVRFDGEGEYVLNEDGVEGLPAALYISGTFDDEGNYFVLADNTGLIQQIDVKNNRVVRTIDIPALAPDALDIFDIAFHDGYLWGATEAGAIVRIDVENASADFFPGVLPGGSDFGGVFVYGNGDLGFFRNAGELIRVHVKNAAGSNPKFTVLSRQATPEQSLTNVDATSCFFDSSADLSVHKRGPKVVRAGDEITYDITVKNDHKGASSGWSLVDDLPARVLDPATDTEGCEISNGLLSCTGGPLREGGRVKITVSGTAADVTKPTAVPNTATVFGDDQDPRKKNNTGFASTKIKPAAGDGEEEQKEREEHKEHGDGHGGR; translated from the coding sequence GTGAGCAGAGGTACGAACGGAGCGGGCCAGAGGAAGCGGCAGCGGCGGGCGGTGGCCGCGCTGAGCGCGCTCGGCGTCGTCGCGGGGCTCGCGGCCGGCGCGCTGGCGGCTCCGGCCGGCGCCGCCGCGGCCCCAGCGGGCCCCAAGGGCTCCGCGGCGGTCTCCGATCCGAAGCACCCGGACGGGAGCCCCGTCGCGTGCGACGGGAAGGTCTACCTCTCCAAGGGCGATCCGGACCAGCTCTACACCGTCGAACGGGGGCCCGGGAAGGTCCGGTTCAAGGAGCTGGGCGAGCCGACGCCCTTCCTCTACAACGCCATCGGCGTGAACCCGGACGACCGCTTCCTGTACGGGACCACGTTCGGCGACGGGGCCAACAAGCTGGTCCGCTTCGACGGCGAGGGCGAGTACGTCCTGAACGAGGACGGGGTCGAGGGCCTTCCGGCCGCCCTCTACATCTCGGGCACGTTCGACGACGAGGGCAACTACTTCGTCCTGGCCGACAACACGGGTCTGATCCAGCAGATCGACGTGAAGAACAACAGGGTGGTCCGGACGATCGACATCCCGGCCCTGGCTCCCGACGCCCTCGACATCTTCGACATCGCCTTCCACGACGGGTACCTCTGGGGCGCGACCGAGGCGGGCGCCATCGTACGGATCGACGTCGAGAACGCGAGCGCGGACTTCTTCCCCGGCGTCCTGCCGGGCGGTTCCGACTTCGGCGGCGTCTTCGTCTACGGAAACGGCGACCTCGGGTTCTTCCGCAACGCCGGAGAGCTCATCCGCGTCCACGTGAAGAACGCGGCCGGATCCAACCCGAAGTTCACCGTGCTGTCGCGGCAGGCGACGCCGGAGCAGTCGCTGACGAACGTCGACGCCACCTCCTGCTTCTTCGACTCCTCCGCCGACCTGTCGGTCCACAAGCGCGGCCCCAAGGTCGTCAGGGCGGGCGACGAGATCACCTACGACATCACGGTGAAGAACGACCACAAGGGCGCCTCCTCCGGCTGGTCCCTGGTCGACGACCTCCCCGCGAGGGTCCTGGACCCCGCCACCGACACCGAGGGCTGCGAGATCAGCAACGGCCTCCTCTCCTGCACGGGCGGCCCGCTGCGCGAGGGCGGCCGCGTGAAGATCACGGTGTCCGGCACCGCCGCGGACGTCACCAAGCCGACCGCCGTGCCGAACACCGCCACGGTCTTCGGTGACGACCAGGACCCGCGCAAGAAGAACAACACGGGCTTCGCGTCCACGAAGATCAAGCCGGCCGCCGGCGACGGGGAGGAAGAGCAGAAGGAGCGCGAGGAGCACAAGGAGCACGGGGACGGGCACGGCGGGCGTTAG